Genomic DNA from Pistricoccus aurantiacus:
CTGAGGGCTTCTCTCGGCTCAATCGCGCAGGGTCAGATGAGTGAAGTGGGGTCTGAGCCGCCGCAGGAGGCGTTCGATCATCTCCCGAGTGGGGGCGTTTTCGACGGGCTGGCAGTAGCTCCGGTCCAGGCATTGATCCGTGCGCGCCAGCTGTAGGGCGTAGTGATCCACGCCGCAGTCCGCCAGGCTCAGGGCCAGGCGCTCAACATCCGTGAGAGTGAAGTCTCGCCAGTGAATCGTCGTGCGACATTCAAGATCGATACCGCTGTCCAGCAGCAATGCCAGGCTGTGGGCATGGCGTCGCCCGGCGCCGCGACGCCCGGTGATGCGCTCGAAGTCATCAAGGTAGCCCTTGACGTCGAGCCCCACCCAGTCGAGCCAGGGCAGAAGCGCTTCGAGGCGCTTCGGATAGATCCCCGCCGTGTGCAATCCCACCTTGAAGCCCATCGCTCTGGCCTCGCGCATCGCCGGCAGCAGGTCGCCATGCAGGGTGGGCTCGCCGCCGCTGAACACCACACCGTCAAGCAGCCCCCGCCGGCTTTGCAGGAACTCTCGGATTTCCGCCCATTCCTGGGGCTTGCCGCGACGCGGGGTGATCATCTGTGGATTGTGGCAATAGCCGCAGCGCAGCGGACAGCCCTGCAGGAAGACCACGCAGGCCAGATGCTCCGGGTAGTCCAGGCTGGTCAGCGGTACCAGACCGGCGACGGGGAGGCGGATGGCGGCACGATCGATGAGGGGTAGATGCCGGGAGCTGGGCTCCCGGCGGGCGGCGCGACTCATGAGGCCGCTGTCTCTTCACGGAAATGACGCCGTTCGCGATGTTCGGACTGCTTGCCGACGTTGAACTGGCTGACCGGACGGTGATAGCCCATGACCCGGGTCCAGACTTCGCAGCGCTGGCGGCGGTCGCTCGGCAGGGTGTCGCGCAGGGATTGGGTACTCATGGTGGTAACTCCTTTATGTCATGTTGACGGTGGAAATTTTTTCAGGCCGTGGCCTGGGCTTGTCCTGCCAGCAGCGCCTCGTCGCAGCGCGGGCAGAATTCGTGCTCGCCGGCCAGGTAGCCGTGTACCGGGCAGATCGAGAAGGTCGGGGTGACGGTCAGGTAGGGCAGCCGGAAGCGCGACAGTGCCCTCTGTACCAGGGCCTTGCAGGCGGTGGCGCTGGAGAGCTTCTCGCGCATGTACAGATGCAGCACCGTGCCGCCGGTGTAGCGACTCTGCAGCGGGTCTTGATGAATCAGTGCTTCAAAAGGATCGTCGGTATGGCCTACCGGCAGCTGGCTGGAGTTGGTGTAGTAGGGCGCCTCTTCGGTGCCGGCCTGCAGGATGCCCAGATAACGGCGCGCGTCTTCCTTGGCGAAACGATAGGTGGTGCCTTCCGCCGGGGTGGCTTCCAGGTTGTAGAGATTCCCGGTGTGCTCCTGGAACTCGCGCATCCGTTCGCGCACATGATCCAGCAGCTCCAGCGCCATGGCGCGGCCTTCCTCATCGGTGATGTCCAGGCGGTCTTCGCTGAAATTGCGCACCATCTCGTTGAGTCCGTTGACCCCCAGGGTCGAGAAGTGATTGCGCAGCGTCCCCAGATAGCGCTTGGAGTAGGGATAGAGCCCGGCGTCCATCCACTGCTGAATGCGCTCGCGCTTGAGTTCCAGGCTGTCCCGAGCGAGTTCCGTCAGCCGGTCGAGCTCCGCGTAGAGCCCGGCCTTGTCGCCGGCGAAACGGTAGCCCAGCCGGGCGCA
This window encodes:
- a CDS encoding anaerobic ribonucleoside-triphosphate reductase activating protein — protein: MSRAARREPSSRHLPLIDRAAIRLPVAGLVPLTSLDYPEHLACVVFLQGCPLRCGYCHNPQMITPRRGKPQEWAEIREFLQSRRGLLDGVVFSGGEPTLHGDLLPAMREARAMGFKVGLHTAGIYPKRLEALLPWLDWVGLDVKGYLDDFERITGRRGAGRRHAHSLALLLDSGIDLECRTTIHWRDFTLTDVERLALSLADCGVDHYALQLARTDQCLDRSYCQPVENAPTREMIERLLRRLRPHFTHLTLRD
- the nrdD gene encoding anaerobic ribonucleoside-triphosphate reductase, with product MSTQSLRDTLPSDRRQRCEVWTRVMGYHRPVSQFNVGKQSEHRERRHFREETAAS